The Acidobacteriota bacterium genome has a window encoding:
- a CDS encoding MFS transporter, translated as MRQLHLLTERRFWPLFWTQFLGAFNDNLFKNALVILIAYRSMTLLGVTSKTIVVACAAIFIFPFFLFSATAGQLADHFPKWKLMRWVKVWEIGVMALASVGFATNNLALLLTVLFLMGMQSTFFGPAKYAILPELLDDETLVGGNALVAMATFLAILLGTITGGLVIAGGELWVSRLGLMVVTVAILGFLTSLYINKLSAANPDLPVDFNPVTPTIDIIRVARRVRPVFISILAVSWFWFLGASFLSLLPNFSKDVLSGGETVVTLCLATFCVGIGTGSMLCGLLSRGHLELGLVPLGSIGISLFAVDLARSGWAFSAPVAGELSTAAQFLQAQGGIHVLFDLLMIAVFSGFYTVPLMTFIQQRSASEERSRVIAGNNILNALLMVVSSIMLVGLLAVPVSIPGIFLILALLNAGVAACIFIAMPEFWNRFVAWVRSTLRIRSSEV; from the coding sequence GTGAGACAGCTCCACCTGCTCACCGAACGTCGCTTCTGGCCGCTCTTCTGGACCCAGTTCCTGGGCGCCTTCAACGACAACCTGTTCAAGAATGCTCTCGTCATCCTGATCGCCTACCGCTCCATGACCCTTCTCGGCGTCACGTCGAAGACAATCGTTGTCGCCTGCGCCGCCATCTTCATCTTCCCCTTCTTTCTCTTCTCGGCCACCGCCGGTCAGCTTGCCGACCACTTTCCCAAGTGGAAGCTCATGAGGTGGGTGAAGGTGTGGGAGATCGGTGTGATGGCGCTGGCGAGCGTCGGTTTCGCCACCAATAACCTGGCGCTCCTGCTGACGGTCCTGTTTCTGATGGGCATGCAGTCGACCTTCTTCGGTCCGGCGAAGTACGCCATCCTGCCGGAGCTTCTCGATGACGAGACCCTTGTCGGTGGCAACGCACTGGTGGCGATGGCAACCTTCCTTGCAATCCTTCTCGGTACGATCACCGGTGGGTTGGTGATCGCTGGCGGCGAGCTGTGGGTTTCGCGGCTCGGACTGATGGTGGTGACGGTTGCAATCCTGGGCTTCCTGACGAGCCTCTACATCAACAAGCTGTCGGCGGCGAATCCGGACCTCCCGGTGGATTTCAATCCGGTGACGCCGACGATAGATATCATTCGGGTGGCCCGTCGCGTTCGCCCGGTCTTCATTTCGATCCTCGCCGTCTCGTGGTTCTGGTTTCTCGGCGCCTCCTTTCTCTCGCTCCTGCCCAACTTTTCGAAGGATGTTCTTTCCGGGGGAGAGACGGTCGTTACCCTCTGCCTGGCCACCTTCTGCGTGGGTATCGGCACCGGATCGATGCTCTGCGGCCTTCTCTCGCGGGGCCACCTCGAGCTCGGTCTGGTGCCCCTGGGCTCGATCGGCATATCCCTCTTCGCCGTCGATCTGGCCCGATCGGGCTGGGCCTTCAGCGCTCCGGTCGCTGGCGAGCTGTCGACCGCCGCCCAATTCCTGCAGGCGCAGGGAGGCATTCATGTCCTGTTCGATCTTTTGATGATCGCGGTCTTCTCGGGCTTCTACACGGTGCCGCTGATGACCTTCATCCAGCAGCGGTCGGCGAGCGAGGAGCGCTCGCGGGTCATCGCGGGGAACAACATCCTCAACGCACTCCTGATGGTCGTATCGTCGATCATGCTGGTCGGGTTGCTGGCGGTGCCGGTGTCCATCCCGGGGATATTCCTGATCCTCGCCCTGCTCAACGCAGGTGTGGCGGCGTGCATTTTCATCGCCATGCCGGAGTTCTGGAATCGCTTCGTGGCGTGGGTTAGAAGTACCTTGCGAATTCGGAGTTCGGAAGTCTGA
- a CDS encoding type III polyketide synthase, whose translation MRIAAVGSAFPPHYYDQDTLLDAFKRHWAQRHYNLDRLEALHRNVLVGGRHLALPIEEYERLEHWGQSNDAWIRVAQEVGERAVQDALRKSDLATEDVDSLMTVTVTGVATPSLDARLMNRLGLPPRVKRVPIFGLGCVAGAAGIARAADYVRAFPDHVAVLLSVELCSLTLQRQDLSIPNLIASGLFGDGAAAAVVIGNGRAAAGPAIVDSRSIFYPDSEDVMGWDISEDGFRIVLSADVPEVIRKYLRNDVDAFLDEHGLTREDVAIWISHPGGPKVLEAMQEALELPEEALAAAWRSLREVGNLSSTSVLLVLQDAIERQQPEPGSFGVMLAMGPGFCSELVLLQW comes from the coding sequence ATGCGAATCGCCGCGGTCGGATCAGCCTTTCCGCCCCATTATTACGACCAGGACACACTGCTCGACGCGTTCAAGCGTCATTGGGCGCAACGCCATTACAACCTCGACCGGCTCGAGGCCCTCCATCGGAACGTATTGGTTGGCGGTCGCCACCTCGCACTGCCGATCGAGGAGTACGAGCGCCTGGAGCACTGGGGACAGTCCAACGACGCCTGGATCAGGGTCGCCCAGGAGGTCGGTGAGCGGGCGGTCCAGGATGCTCTGCGGAAATCCGACCTCGCCACCGAAGACGTCGATTCACTGATGACCGTCACGGTCACCGGGGTGGCCACCCCCTCGCTCGATGCCCGGCTGATGAACAGGCTCGGGCTGCCGCCGAGGGTCAAGAGGGTGCCGATCTTCGGTCTCGGCTGCGTCGCCGGCGCCGCGGGGATAGCCCGCGCCGCCGACTACGTGCGCGCGTTCCCCGATCATGTCGCTGTCCTGCTGTCGGTCGAGCTCTGCTCGCTGACCCTGCAGCGGCAGGATCTGTCGATCCCGAACCTGATCGCCTCGGGACTGTTTGGCGACGGCGCCGCTGCGGCCGTGGTCATCGGCAACGGGCGCGCGGCCGCCGGTCCGGCGATCGTGGACAGTCGCTCAATCTTCTACCCGGACTCCGAAGACGTGATGGGCTGGGACATCTCCGAGGACGGATTCCGTATCGTGCTCTCGGCCGACGTGCCGGAGGTCATTCGAAAGTATTTGCGCAACGACGTCGATGCGTTCCTCGATGAGCACGGCCTGACCCGTGAGGATGTGGCGATATGGATCTCCCACCCCGGTGGTCCGAAGGTCCTGGAGGCGATGCAGGAGGCGCTGGAGCTGCCGGAAGAAGCGCTGGCGGCGGCGTGGCGCAGCCTGCGAGAGGTGGGCAACCTGTCGTCGACCTCGGTACTGCTCGTGCTTCAGGACGCCATCGAGCGGCAACAGCCCGAGCCGGGATCGTTCGGCGTGATGCTCGCCATGGGGCCCGGCTTCTGTTCCGAACTGGTGCTGCTGCAGTGGTAA
- a CDS encoding acyl carrier protein codes for MTEAQVLAVIAEVARDHGLWDGALSRDLRLIEDLDLDSLKALTLAVEVENRFRVCLEPEIETALTTVGDLVDTVRRELAP; via the coding sequence ATGACCGAGGCTCAGGTTCTCGCGGTGATCGCGGAGGTGGCCCGAGACCACGGCCTGTGGGATGGTGCGCTCAGTCGGGATCTGCGCCTCATCGAAGATCTGGACCTGGATTCATTGAAAGCTCTGACCTTGGCGGTGGAGGTCGAGAACAGGTTCCGGGTGTGTCTCGAACCGGAGATCGAAACGGCACTCACGACTGTCGGCGACCTCGTGGACACGGTACGGAGGGAGCTTGCACCCTGA
- a CDS encoding fatty acyl-AMP ligase: protein MHPDGLTLIDLLRRASGCTEAGLRLLDHSETESWFSWADVYQRAENACGGLQRLGLRQGDRVALIFPTCVEFFDAFFGVLLVGAIPVPLYPPVRLGRLEEYLERTSRMLSAVSPRLVLSDARILRLVGTALRGAALELGCRSPREIAVETGQPAAKSADDIALIQFSSGTTIDPKAVALSHRAVVAQAAALNAHWPDVGDQVHSGVSWLPLYHDMGLVGCVITALERPGTMTMIPPETFLARPATWLRAISRYRATISVAPNFGYGLCTLKVRDEELEGVDLSSWRIGLNGAEQVVPRVMRAFQRRFAPWGLRPETLTPVYGLSEATLAVTFSRIDEPFTSRKFHRETLGRHGFAIECREGIEIVSLGTPVDGFEVRVVDPEYRNLRAGKVGRLLIRGPSVMEGYFGRPEASDEALIGGWLDTGDLGFLYRGELYLTGRAKDVLMIRGRSHSPTEVEEAVDRVEGVRTGCSVAVSWIPDGADGEELLLLVEARRGTPEDGYREIAEQCRDAVRAATGLSANTVEVLSPGTLPRTSSGKLRRQEALRRHLDGELTPPRRVTPFHLFGAAVRSSFELARVRRDGRRVARIIHEDS, encoded by the coding sequence TTGCACCCTGACGGCCTGACCCTCATCGATCTCCTGCGACGAGCATCGGGCTGCACCGAGGCCGGGCTCCGGCTGCTCGACCACTCGGAGACGGAATCCTGGTTCTCCTGGGCCGACGTGTACCAGCGGGCCGAAAATGCCTGCGGAGGTTTGCAGCGCCTCGGTCTCAGGCAGGGGGATCGGGTCGCGCTGATCTTCCCCACCTGTGTGGAATTCTTCGACGCCTTCTTCGGAGTCCTCCTCGTGGGCGCCATTCCGGTTCCGCTCTACCCGCCGGTCCGTCTCGGGCGACTCGAAGAGTACCTCGAGCGTACGTCCCGGATGCTGTCGGCGGTATCTCCTCGGCTCGTGCTTTCGGATGCGCGCATTCTCCGACTCGTCGGCACGGCGTTGCGCGGCGCGGCACTCGAGCTCGGCTGCCGGTCTCCGAGAGAGATCGCCGTCGAAACGGGCCAACCTGCCGCAAAATCCGCGGATGATATCGCGCTCATCCAGTTCTCGTCCGGCACCACGATCGACCCCAAGGCGGTTGCCCTCAGCCATCGCGCGGTGGTTGCTCAGGCTGCGGCCCTGAACGCACACTGGCCGGACGTCGGCGATCAGGTCCACAGCGGCGTCAGCTGGCTGCCCCTCTATCACGACATGGGCCTCGTCGGGTGCGTGATCACCGCGCTCGAGAGGCCAGGGACCATGACCATGATTCCGCCCGAGACCTTCCTGGCCCGGCCGGCAACGTGGCTTCGGGCCATCTCCCGCTACCGCGCGACAATCTCCGTGGCGCCGAACTTTGGCTACGGACTCTGCACTCTGAAGGTCCGCGACGAGGAACTCGAGGGCGTCGATCTGTCGAGCTGGCGAATCGGCCTCAACGGCGCCGAACAGGTCGTGCCGCGGGTGATGCGCGCGTTCCAACGCCGATTCGCGCCGTGGGGCCTCAGACCGGAAACGCTGACTCCGGTGTACGGCCTGTCTGAGGCGACCCTCGCCGTCACGTTCTCGCGAATCGACGAGCCCTTCACCTCGCGCAAATTCCACCGCGAAACCCTCGGCCGGCATGGCTTCGCCATCGAGTGTCGCGAAGGAATCGAGATCGTCTCCCTCGGAACGCCGGTCGACGGCTTCGAGGTGCGGGTGGTCGACCCGGAATACCGCAACCTGCGTGCAGGTAAGGTCGGGCGGCTGTTGATCCGTGGACCCTCGGTGATGGAGGGTTACTTCGGCCGGCCCGAGGCTTCCGACGAAGCTCTCATCGGTGGATGGCTCGACACCGGCGACCTCGGGTTCCTTTACCGGGGCGAGCTGTATCTGACGGGTCGTGCGAAAGACGTGTTGATGATACGGGGCCGATCTCACTCCCCGACCGAGGTCGAGGAGGCGGTGGACCGCGTCGAGGGTGTGCGCACCGGCTGTTCGGTGGCCGTGTCCTGGATACCCGACGGGGCGGACGGCGAAGAGCTGTTGCTGCTCGTTGAAGCGAGGCGCGGAACTCCCGAAGACGGTTATCGAGAAATCGCCGAGCAGTGCCGCGACGCCGTGCGTGCCGCGACCGGGCTCAGCGCCAACACTGTCGAGGTGTTGAGCCCGGGGACGCTCCCGCGCACGTCGTCAGGAAAGCTCCGACGCCAGGAAGCCCTGCGCCGGCATCTCGACGGCGAGCTCACGCCGCCACGCCGGGTAACGCCGTTTCACCTGTTCGGGGCTGCCGTCCGCTCGTCTTTCGAGCTCGCGCGAGTACGTCGAGATGGCCGTCGAGTGGCCCGCATTATTCATGAGGATTCGTAG